In Streptococcus porcinus, the genomic window CCAACTGCTTTTTTGGGGTCTTCCATCTGTTCAGCGATGGCAACCTTATACCCCATCTCAATAAGAACATCAATATACTGTTGGGCGGAGTGATGGGGCACTCCTGCCATGGGAATAGGGTTTTCAGCATTTTTATTGCGACTAGTTAAACCAATTTCTAGTAGCCGAGCTGCTTTTACTGCATCTTCATAAAATAATTCGTAAAAATCTCCCATCCTAAAAAGCAAAAAAGCATCTGGATAATTGGCTTTGATGTCCAGATACTGTTGCATTCCAGGAGAAATCTTAGGATTGGTCATTCCTAACCTCCTTATTTATTTTCTCTTCGATTGTTTTTGTAATGTATTGTAATAAGTCACTAGCATCTTGCATTTTATCTCGGTATTCTGTTACCAAGGGCTGATCTATAATATTTTCTTCTAAGTTTTCAGCCAAGGTCAGCGACTGTTTTGCTGCCTGCTTCTTCTCTATTTTATCAAAAAGAATAGCTTTTTGCTGATTCTTTTTCATTTCAAAGGCCAAGGCAGTCAATTCAGGATTTTCCTTCATCTGATTATCAATCTGCTTGTATGCTTGTACGCTAGGATGTTTTTCAATGGTATCTAATAACTGCTTTAGGGAAGTATCATATGGGGTCATATACTTAGAGCCAAATCTTTTTCAAAACGCTCAGCAATATCTTCATTGCGACAAATAACTAATAGCGTGTCCGCTCCTGCAACTGTGCCTATGATTTCATCAATATCGCCATTGTCAATCAGATTTGCTAAGACATCTGCTTCACCTAGATTGGTGTGGAGAACTAACATAAAACCAGCACGATCAACTTTCAAAACGTAGTAACGAACATCCGGACTAAAGGGAGAAGTAACTGGTTCTGATAAACTGTAATAGAGTTTTCCTTTTTCATTACGTAATTTTAAGAGACCTATTTCTCTCAAGTCACGAGATAGGGTTGCCTGAGTAACACTAATTCCTTCTTTGCTGAGAAAATTTTTAATTTCTTCTTGCGTACCAATATGTTCTGATTGAATAATTCGCTTGATCTGATTTTGACGCTCAATTTTATTCATATGATTCCACCCTAATTGTATAATTATCCTTTCAAATTATAACAAAAAAAACTTAATAATTCATTATCTTACCCTATATTTTTATCGACTATCACATTTTTCTTGTTTCAAAAACCTTTTAAAATCCACTTAACCCTTTTATTTTAAACTTTCACAATAAAAGCAAGTGTTAGATTTATCACATTTTTATGTAAAATATAATGACAGTATAATTTATCAAATCATTTCTCGTTTATTTTAAGAAATTGTGTTAAAATGGATTGACAAACTATTTTAGGAGAAACAAGATGGATACTAAATCATTGATTGCAAGTGAGATTGCAAAAGTGGTTCCTGAATTGAACCAAGAGACTATCTATAATTTGCTTGAAACACCAAAAAATTCTGACATGGGGGATATTGCTTTTCCTACCTTTAGCCTTGCTAAAGTGCTACGCAAAGCCCCTCAAATGATTGCTGCAGAGCTTGCCGAAAAAATCGACTCAAGTCAATTTGAAAAAGTGATGGCAGTTGGTCCTTACATCAACTTCTTCCTTGATAAAACCACGATTTCAAAAAATGTGCTCCACGCCGTTATTGAAGAAAAATCTGATTATGGTCAACAGCATATTGGTGATGGCCAAAATATCACATTAGACATGTCTAGTCCTAACATTGCTAAACCATTCTCAGTTGGGCATTTACGTTCTACTGTCATTGCTGATGCTATTGGACACATTTACTCTAAACTTGGTTACAACTCAATCCGTATTAACCATCTAGGTGACTGGGGTAAACAGTTCGGAATGCTGATTGTTGCCTACAAACTTTGGGGAGATCAAGCAGCTATTGAAGCTAACCCAATCGATGAGCTTCTTAAACTTTATGTAAGAATCAATGCAGAAGCTGAAGAAAATCCTGAATTGGATGAACAAGCTCGTCAATGGTTCAAAAAACTTGAAGACGGGGATAAAGAAGCTTGGGATTTATGGCAATGGTTCCGCGATGAAAGTCTTGTTGAGTTCAATCGTATCTATGATAAACTGGATGTTACTTTTGATTATTTCCATGGCGAAGCTTTCTACAATGACAAAATGGATGAAGGAATTCAAATCCTTGAAGATAAACATCTTCTTAAAGAGTCTAAAGGTGCCCAAATTGTAGACCTTGAAAAATATGATTTACCACCTGCTCTTATCAAAAAATCAGATGGAGCAACTCTCTATATTACGCGTGATATGGCGACAGCAATGTATCGCCAACGCACCTTCAATTTTGTTAAAAACATCTATGTTGTAGGACAAGAACAATCTCACCACTTTAAGCAACTTAAAGCCGTTCTAAAAGAGATGGGCTTTGACTGGGCAGATAACATGATTCATGTTTCTTTTGGTTTAGTTACAAAAAACAAGAAAAAATTATCTACTCGTAAAGGAAACATTATTCGTCTTGAGCCAACTCTTGATGAAGCAGTTGCTCGTGCTTTGACTCAAATTGAATCTAAAAATCCAGACCTTGAAAATAAGGAAGCTGTCGCACATGCCGTTGGTGTTGGTGCAGTGAAGTTTTACGATCTTAAAACTGATCGTGATAATGGCTACGATTTCGACCTTGAAGCAATGGTTTCTTTTGAAGGTGAAACTGGACCCTATGTTCAATACACATACGCTCGTATTCAATCTATTCTACGTAAGGCAAATTTCACGCCAGAAATAAACAAAGATTATTCCTTAAATGATGATGAATCTTGGGAGATTATCAAATTGCTTCAAAGCTTTGCTACTAACATTCAGCGTGCAGCAGATAAATATGATCCATCAATTATCGCAAAATTTGCTATCCAACTGGCGCAAGCTTTCAACAAGTATTATGCCCATACGCGTATTCTTGATGAGTCTGATGAACGCGACAGTCGTCTAGCACTTTGCTATTCTACAGCAGTCGTCCTCAAAGAATCACTTCGCCTTCTAGGTGTTCAAGCTCCAGAAAAAATGTAAGAAAAAAGTTCTGTACCCTCTTAAGGTACAGAACTTTTTTAGTGGTTAAACTGGCTTATCATAGTTCTTACGCCTAATTTTAAAATCAGAACTAATGACTTCATCAACATCAACAATTGAAATAAAGGCATCTGGATCCAAGTCTGCTAGAATACGCTTAACATCTCTAACTTCATTAGGGCTTAGAGTAATATACATAACATTATACTCATTACCTGAATAGGCTCCTTCTCCTTTAAGATAAGTAACCCCTCGGTTAATTTCCGTTAAAATAGCTTGTGCTGCTGCTTTAGAATGTTTTGTAATAATGATCATTCCCCGTATAGTATAACCACCGTTTTGAACGATAGTTAAGACCTGACTGAAAACAAAACTAGCAACCAAAGTATAAAGCATCTGTTTCAAATCAATATAAGTTAAAGAAGCTATTAAAATAACAGCATCAATAGCAAGCAAGGTCTGACCCAGTTTAATACCCATCTTCTCTTCAGCTATACGACCAATAATATCAGTCCCACCTGTTGTGGCACCGTATCGGAAAACTAAACCACACCCCACACCTGAAAATAAACCGGCAACAACTGCTACTAACATCATATCATGCTCCAGTCCCAAGGCAATCGGTACTTTCTGCCAAAACCATATGAAAATAGACATGCTTACTGTCCCATAGATAGTTAACGCCAAGGAACGTCGTCCAAATATCATGGCTCCTACTATAAATAACGGAATGTTAAATAGCAAAGAAGAAAAGGCCGGATTAACTCCCATTAAAGCATGTAACATTAATGTCAGTCCAGATACTCCACCTTCTGCAAGTCTATTTGCCATATTAAAATTAACAAAGCCAAAAGAATAAATGGCAACGCCTAACGTAATCACAAACAAAGCTTTCAAGCGTCCAAACCAAATATGAAATTGTGTCATATCATTCCCTCCTCTATCGATAAAAAACTAGTTGCTTCTTTGAGAAGCAAACTAGTTACCTATCTTCTTTTTTCTTTTTTTCTTCTTAGGTATAAAGAAGTCCGGACTGTTTATCTCATCCATATCAAAAATGGAAACAAATGCTCTCGGATCAATCTCACTTATTACTTCTTTAAGCTCACGTACATCTGTTCTACTCAGAGCAGCATAGATAACTTTTTTCTCTCGAGCAGAATAAGCACCTTCACCATTCAAGTAAGTGACTCCTCTACCTAATTCTTCCATGATAAATTGTGATATTTCAGTGGAAAAGTCTGAAACAATAATTGTTCCTCTAACGGAATAACCACCATTTTGAACAATATGAGCAATCCTTCCGTACATAAAACTAGCAATTAGAGCATACATCATATCTGGGATAGAAATATAAGTCAAAGATAGAATCATAACAAAAATATCAATTCCAAGTAGTGCTTGATTGAGTTGTAAACCAAACTTAGTCTCAATAACTTTACCAATGATATCAGATCCGCCAATCGTTCCTCCACTACGAAAAACTAGGCCTCCACCAAGTCCCCCAATAATCCCCGCCATCAAAGAAATAACTAACTTATCATGATTAAGGTCAATCAAGAGTGGTATTTTTTGAAACATCCAAACGAAAAAATAGAGAGATAAAACACCCGTCACAGTATAAACTGTAGATCTTCTACCAAAATACTTAGCTCCGATAAAAACTAGTGGTAAGTTGATGAGGTAGCCTGAAATAATGGGATCAATATTAAACAATGCCTTTCCGACAAGTGTTAGCCCCGACATCCCATTAGCTGCGATACG contains:
- a CDS encoding YlbF family regulator, whose protein sequence is MTPYDTSLKQLLDTIEKHPSVQAYKQIDNQMKENPELTALAFEMKKNQQKAILFDKIEKKQAAKQSLTLAENLEENIIDQPLVTEYRDKMQDASDLLQYITKTIEEKINKEVRNDQS
- the argR gene encoding arginine repressor, giving the protein MNKIERQNQIKRIIQSEHIGTQEEIKNFLSKEGISVTQATLSRDLREIGLLKLRNEKGKLYYSLSEPVTSPFSPDVRYYVLKVDRAGFMLVLHTNLGEADVLANLIDNGDIDEIIGTVAGADTLLVICRNEDIAERFEKDLALSI
- the argS gene encoding arginine--tRNA ligase; amino-acid sequence: MDTKSLIASEIAKVVPELNQETIYNLLETPKNSDMGDIAFPTFSLAKVLRKAPQMIAAELAEKIDSSQFEKVMAVGPYINFFLDKTTISKNVLHAVIEEKSDYGQQHIGDGQNITLDMSSPNIAKPFSVGHLRSTVIADAIGHIYSKLGYNSIRINHLGDWGKQFGMLIVAYKLWGDQAAIEANPIDELLKLYVRINAEAEENPELDEQARQWFKKLEDGDKEAWDLWQWFRDESLVEFNRIYDKLDVTFDYFHGEAFYNDKMDEGIQILEDKHLLKESKGAQIVDLEKYDLPPALIKKSDGATLYITRDMATAMYRQRTFNFVKNIYVVGQEQSHHFKQLKAVLKEMGFDWADNMIHVSFGLVTKNKKKLSTRKGNIIRLEPTLDEAVARALTQIESKNPDLENKEAVAHAVGVGAVKFYDLKTDRDNGYDFDLEAMVSFEGETGPYVQYTYARIQSILRKANFTPEINKDYSLNDDESWEIIKLLQSFATNIQRAADKYDPSIIAKFAIQLAQAFNKYYAHTRILDESDERDSRLALCYSTAVVLKESLRLLGVQAPEKM
- a CDS encoding YitT family protein, whose amino-acid sequence is MTQFHIWFGRLKALFVITLGVAIYSFGFVNFNMANRLAEGGVSGLTLMLHALMGVNPAFSSLLFNIPLFIVGAMIFGRRSLALTIYGTVSMSIFIWFWQKVPIALGLEHDMMLVAVVAGLFSGVGCGLVFRYGATTGGTDIIGRIAEEKMGIKLGQTLLAIDAVILIASLTYIDLKQMLYTLVASFVFSQVLTIVQNGGYTIRGMIIITKHSKAAAQAILTEINRGVTYLKGEGAYSGNEYNVMYITLSPNEVRDVKRILADLDPDAFISIVDVDEVISSDFKIRRKNYDKPV
- a CDS encoding YitT family protein; protein product: MPFDSKLEFKKLSYIIGGSAIYAFAFVYFYMANRIAANGMSGLTLVGKALFNIDPIISGYLINLPLVFIGAKYFGRRSTVYTVTGVLSLYFFVWMFQKIPLLIDLNHDKLVISLMAGIIGGLGGGLVFRSGGTIGGSDIIGKVIETKFGLQLNQALLGIDIFVMILSLTYISIPDMMYALIASFMYGRIAHIVQNGGYSVRGTIIVSDFSTEISQFIMEELGRGVTYLNGEGAYSAREKKVIYAALSRTDVRELKEVISEIDPRAFVSIFDMDEINSPDFFIPKKKKRKKKIGN